A region from the Falco rusticolus isolate bFalRus1 chromosome 4, bFalRus1.pri, whole genome shotgun sequence genome encodes:
- the C4H16orf91 gene encoding protein CCSMST1, translating to MSWALGRWRVRRPLRLPDPRRWLARRRDPEGAEAEGAEAEGGGAIPFSASKASPRVWSVSRSMGSDHERPWVKVLPLSLLGSALLLWCALREETEIDQRLEAIFSGQSAEPLDVARESDAAPQPRGGQ from the exons ATGAGCTGGGCGCTTGGCCGCTGGCG GGTGCGGCGGCCCCTGCGCCTGCCGGACCCCCGGCGGTGGCTGGCGCGGCGGCGGGACCCGGAGGGCGCGGAGGCGGAGGGCGCGGAGGCGGAGGGCGGGGGGGCCATCCCCTTCTCTGCCAGCAAGGCCAGCCCGCGGGTGTGGAGCGTCAGCCGGTCCATGGGGAGCGACCACGAGCGGCCGTGGGTGAAGGTGCTGCCGCTCAGCCTGCTGGGCTCCGCGCTGCTGCTCTGGTGCGCGCTCAGGGAGGAAACCGAGATCGACCAGCGGCTGGAAGCGATTTTCTCCGGTCAGAGCGCGGAGCCGCTGGACGTGGCCCGAGAGAGCGAcgcagccccgcagccgcgGGGGGGGCAGTGA